A section of the Streptomyces sp. NBC_00178 genome encodes:
- a CDS encoding TadE family type IV pilus minor pilin, which translates to MRSSEARTVHRTLNLAAAKANQGSGDRGAVTAEAAMVLPVLVAFVMVLVWALVAASDQIRCVDAARAGARAAARSEPETAVRLVAKESAPDSARVEVRRVGDSWRVRVDAPTPGPGPLSLMLSAEAVALAEDTVGEEPGGRGGPEP; encoded by the coding sequence ATGCGAAGTTCTGAAGCACGCACGGTGCACAGGACGCTCAACCTGGCGGCGGCCAAGGCGAACCAGGGTTCTGGGGACCGCGGTGCGGTGACGGCGGAGGCCGCGATGGTGCTGCCTGTACTGGTGGCATTCGTCATGGTTCTCGTCTGGGCGCTGGTCGCCGCTTCGGACCAGATTCGGTGTGTGGACGCTGCACGGGCGGGTGCGAGGGCTGCGGCCAGATCCGAACCGGAGACGGCTGTACGGCTGGTGGCGAAGGAGTCGGCACCGGACAGTGCGCGGGTGGAGGTGCGGCGGGTCGGGGATTCGTGGCGCGTCCGGGTGGATGCGCCGACGCCGGGTCCTGGTCCGCTGAGCCTGATGTTGAGCGCGGAAGCGGTCGCGTTGGCGGAGGACACGGTAGGGGAGGAGCCAGGAGGCAGAGGGGGACCGGAACCGTGA
- a CDS encoding DUF4244 domain-containing protein → MLVVRRRAGGCDRGMTTSEYAVGTIAACAFAAVLYKVVTSGAVLSALQSLIKDALDAKF, encoded by the coding sequence ATGTTGGTGGTCAGGCGCCGCGCCGGCGGCTGCGACCGGGGGATGACGACGTCCGAGTACGCGGTGGGAACCATCGCCGCATGCGCGTTCGCGGCCGTGCTCTACAAGGTGGTGACCAGCGGGGCAGTGCTGTCGGCCCTGCAGTCGTTGATCAAGGACGCTCTCGATGCGAAGTTCTGA
- a CDS encoding type II secretion system F family protein: MSGVPEAGEVFGTAGVVGAALGAAAYMALTVAEGRHARVIRRRGTLLTMSSSPRKGRGGLDLRRAGWRQARRWGAPLAAWATGWVLVGGATGCVLGAVAAYGVRGWRHSSKRREESGEQSESARIGRQLPLAADLLASCISAGAGPRDAAEAVGESMGGPLGDRLARTAAEIRLGGDPVEAWGRFAEIPGAASLAHCLERAATTGAPAAEPVARLADEMRAGQASAAVARAQRAGVLITAPVGLCFLPAFLAVGVAPVVIGLASGLLHRN; the protein is encoded by the coding sequence CGCCGCTGCGTACATGGCCCTCACAGTGGCCGAGGGCCGGCACGCGCGGGTGATACGCAGACGAGGGACGCTCCTGACCATGTCCTCATCGCCCAGGAAGGGGCGGGGTGGACTGGATCTGCGGCGGGCTGGGTGGCGTCAGGCTCGGCGCTGGGGCGCGCCCCTCGCGGCCTGGGCGACCGGATGGGTTCTGGTCGGTGGTGCGACGGGCTGCGTACTGGGCGCGGTGGCCGCGTATGGCGTCCGAGGGTGGCGGCATTCTTCGAAGCGCAGGGAAGAGAGTGGTGAGCAGAGCGAGTCCGCTCGGATCGGCCGACAACTGCCCCTTGCCGCAGACCTTCTGGCGTCGTGCATCTCTGCCGGAGCCGGGCCTCGGGATGCCGCGGAAGCGGTGGGAGAGTCCATGGGAGGACCACTCGGTGACCGATTGGCCCGGACGGCAGCCGAGATCCGGCTGGGAGGCGACCCGGTCGAGGCATGGGGGCGGTTCGCTGAGATACCGGGTGCCGCGTCCCTGGCGCACTGCCTGGAGCGGGCTGCCACGACCGGGGCGCCTGCTGCGGAGCCCGTAGCCCGACTTGCTGACGAGATGCGCGCGGGGCAGGCAAGCGCGGCCGTTGCACGTGCCCAGCGGGCGGGTGTTCTGATCACCGCGCCCGTCGGCCTCTGTTTCCTGCCCGCCTTCTTGGCGGTCGGCGTTGCGCCTGTGGTCATCGGGCTTGCGTCCGGCCTGCTGCATCGCAACTGA